The genomic stretch GCAACGATTACCAGCAATGGGTCGTGCAACCGGCGCTGCCTGCTAGCGTGCTCGACGCGGGCAGTCGGCTCGAGCCTAATTTAGAGCGGATGTACGCGCTTAAACCCGATCTGATTATCATCAACCCATCGCTGGCCGGCATGAAAACCACGCTGGAAAAAATCGCGCCGACGTTGGTTTTAGAAGCATTCAGCGCCGAGCACGATAATGCGCAAGCCGCTGAAAAACTGCAGCGGCAATTGGCACAAATGCTCAATCGCCTGCCGCAGCATGAAGCTTTTTTAGCGAAACAACAGCAGGCTTTGGCGAAACTGCGCAGCGCAATTACGCGGCGATTTGGCGCACAGCCGCCTGCTGTGTGCATTGTGCGCTTCGCTTCGCCGAGTAGTTTTTGGGTGTATGGCGAGAACTCAATGCCCGAAGCGGCGATGCGGGCGCTCGGCCTGCGCAACGCCTGCCCGCAAGCGCGCAGCGCGTGGGGAACACGCTTGCGCAAATTGCCCGATCTGGCCGCAGTCAATCACGGGCTCTTGCTGCATATCGCGCCGTTTGACCGCCAAGCCGAGCTAGAGCGCAGTGCGCTGTGGCAGGCTTTGCCCGTAGTTAAACAGCAGCGTGTGCGCGCCCTGCCCGCGGTGTGGACTAATGGCGGTGCGTATTCGATTACGCGCTTGGCGCAAATCATCAGTACGAATTTATAAGCAAGGCCAATTTGTACTCACTTCAGGCTGAGGGTTGAGCTGAAGACTTTGAGTTAGAAAATCGATATTTCTTTCCCCAGTGTCTATGCTGATTTGAGC from Chitinibacter sp. SCUT-21 encodes the following:
- a CDS encoding iron-siderophore ABC transporter substrate-binding protein, which encodes MKIIALLFCLVLSGVAHAAPQRVIALSWEATEYLLTLGVTPIAIADRNDYQQWVVQPALPASVLDAGSRLEPNLERMYALKPDLIIINPSLAGMKTTLEKIAPTLVLEAFSAEHDNAQAAEKLQRQLAQMLNRLPQHEAFLAKQQQALAKLRSAITRRFGAQPPAVCIVRFASPSSFWVYGENSMPEAAMRALGLRNACPQARSAWGTRLRKLPDLAAVNHGLLLHIAPFDRQAELERSALWQALPVVKQQRVRALPAVWTNGGAYSITRLAQIISTNL